CACCGGGCAGCCGAGCAGCCGCGCCGCCTCCGCGTACGGCAGGCCCAGGACGCAGGTCAGGACGAACGCCTGCCGCCGCCCCGGCTCCAGCGCGGCGACCGCGTCGGCGAAGGCCACCGACTCCTCGAAACCGGGCAGATGGCGTGGCTGGGCCCGGTCCGCCGCGCCCAGCCAGTCCGGGGTGTCGGCGATCCGGGGGCGGGCCGCCGCGCGGCGGTAGCGGTCGACGACGACGCGGCGGGCGATGGCGAGCAGCCAGGAACGGGCGCAGGAGCGGCCCGCGAAGCGGCTGATTCCCGCGAGGGCCCGCAGAAAGACCTCCTGCGTCAGATCCTCCGCGCCGCGTGCGTCGGCGGTGAGGTGGACGACGAAGCGGCGTACGTCGTCGTACGTGGCTCTGACGAACCGTTCCGCCGCGCTCCGGTCACCGAGTCCGGCGGCCAGCGCCCAGCCGGTGATCTCCGTGTCGCGGTCCGGGCCGGACATCCCGACGATGGCACCGGTGTCACTGCTGTCATCGACGGCACCGGAGCCCTGAGAGCGAGCATACGAATAAAGCATGAAAAAACGCCTCCACATCCGGGGCATACCCATCAGAGGTGGTGAAAGTGAAAGAAAGCTGTAAAAGGTGTTGGTAACGGCAGGAAGCTCAGGCCGGGAGGCGGCCGGGCGGGCCGCGCCAGGACACCGTGCGCAGCGGCAGCAGAAAGGCGGGGAGGGGCGCGGGCTCGGGATGTCCGGCGGGCGGGGGCGGGGCGGTCGGCGGCGCGTGCGTCCCGCGCAGCACCGCGTCGATCAGCGCCGTACGGATCAGCGCCGTGCGGACGCTGTGCACGGGCCCGTCCGCGAACAGGGCCAGCGCCCGGCCCAGTTGGACGAGGGCCTGCTCGCCGCGCCAGATCCACCAGCCGCAGACCGCCCCGGCGAGCAGGTGCGCCCCGGCCATGCCGGAGGTCAGCGAGGCGGCCAGCGCGTCGAGGTGCACCCCGTACCCGAAGAGGCCCCCGTCCCCGCCGAGCGGCACCTCCTGCGCGGGCGCGTGCCCGGCGGGGTGCCCGGCGGCGTCACCGGGCCCGCCGTGCGCGACCAGCCCGAACAGCACATGGAGCGCGAGCTGCTGCGCCGCGCAGGCGACGACGACGACCCCCGCCGACCGCCGCGCGCGCGTGAGCCGCCAGGACGCGGCGAGCACGGGCGGCAGCGCGAACACATACCCCTGCGGCGACGGCGAGACCCCGGCGGCGAGCGCGTGGCCGAGTCCGGACACCACGACGCACACGGCGGCGAGCACCGCCGTGTGGGCGAGGCGGAGCGCGTATCCGGCGGCCATGGGCGTCATGGTGCCAGGGGGACCGGGGGGACGGGGAAGACCCGCTGAAACGGATAATCCCGGACATCGAACCCGTTAATCGGACAGGCGTACGGAGTGACGCACGTCACTCCGGCGGATCGGGGGGTACGGGGGAACTTTCCGGCCGTCCCGGCCGACTCCTACCCCGACGCACGCACACAGCGAGGAGCGGAGCCGAGTCGATGCAGGAGAACACGGAGCCCGGCGCGTCCGGACCGGCCGCCGCTCCGGGCGCGGAGGCGTCCGTTCCGGCGGGGTCTGCTCCGGAGACGTCCGTCCCGGCGGCCCGGCGCGAGGAGCCGGGAGGCGCGAGAAACCGGGTCACCCTCCGCTCCGACCTGCGCGCGAGCGTCTGGGACGGCCTGCTCGCCCTCCTCGTCACCGGCGCGGTCTTCGCGCTGCTCTGGGTCCGTATCCAGGACCGGTCCTCGTCGACGGCCACCGTCATGCCGTTCATGGCGGACGACCCCGAGGGCTTCTGGGTGTACTTCCTCAGCCAGGCGTTCGGCTGGTCCGCGCTGCTCTGGGCCTGGGGCACGGTCGTGCTGGGGCTGCTGCTCTCCGGACCCCGCCCGGCCCGGCTGCCGCTGTCCGCCGCCCGGCTGGAACGGCTGCACCGCACCACCAGCCTCAACACCATGGCGCTGATCGGGGCGCACGCCCTCCTCTTCGCCGTCGAACTGGTCCGCCACGACAAGGACGCCTGGTACTCCGCCGCGTGGACGGCTTTCGTCGAGGCGTTCGTCCCCGGCGGCTACGACTCCGGCACCGGCCGCATCGCCCTGCCGATCGGCCAGGCGGCCCTGTATCTCGCCATCCCGCTGGGGCTGCTCTTCTATGTGCGCCACCGCATCGGCCCGAAGACCTGGCGGGTCCTGCACCGCTTCGTCCTCGTCGTCTATGTGCTGAGCGTCTGGCACACCCTGCTGTACGGGACGAACGTCTGGTACGACGGCTGGTTCCGCACCACCGTCTGGCTGCTGCAACTGCCCATCGCCGCGCTGTTCCTGCTGCGTCTGCTCCGCCCGGCCCGGCGCTCGCAGCGGCTGGACTCCCTGGGCGCGCACGCCGGCTCCCCGGCGCTCTGGGGGGTGCGGCTGCTGGGCCGGGCGGCGGTCGCGGGGCTGGTGGTCGTCCTGCTCGCGGTCCTGTTCACGGGCCGGGACGGCGGCCGGGGGGCGCCGCCGGAGGACACCTCGTCGACGCACCAGCACGGCGAGTAGGACGGCGCGCAGGCCACCACGGCGAGCGGGCCGACGAGGCGAGTGGACCCCACGCGGCGGGCGGGCCACCCGGGCCGTCGGACCCGCGTGGCGACGGGCCCCGGCCGCTCGGACGCTCGGACGCTTCGGGCTCGGGCGCTGCCGGCGCGCTCGGGCGTCCGGGCCGCAGGCGCCCCGGATGCCGTCCGGCCCGCAGCCTCCGGCCCGGTGGCCCCGGGCCGTCGGACCCGCGCGGCAGACCCGCCCGCCCGGGCTCAAGGCGCGGGGCTGAGCCGCTGCCGGGGTTCAACGGTGTCGGCCACCCGGACCCCGGGTGCCCCGGGGTCCGGCCCGGACGCCCCGCCCCGCTCAGGCGCCCCGCTGCCCGTCCTGCCCGCTCTGCCCGTCCCGCCCGTACGCCAGCGCCGCCGTCGCCGTGACCAGTAGGTCCAGCGCGCGGCGCGTCTCCTCGCCGGGGGCGGAGTCCCCCTGGATCACCAGGTGCATGCAGAGCCCGTCGAGCCCGGCCACCAGGAAGCGGCCCAGTGCCTCGGGCTCCACCGCGTACTCCTGGCCGGAGCGCTCCGAGAGCCGCCGCAGCACGTTCGCCGCGATGGCGGCCGTTTCCTCGTGGTACCGGGCGACCACCGTCCGCAGCTCCGGCGTGCGCAGTGAGTGCGCGACCAGTTCCAGCCAGAGCAGATTGAGGTCCGGGCGGCCGGTCAGATCCTCCAGGAAGGCATCGGCGGTCAGCCGCATCGCCTCCTCCAGGCCGGTCGCGTGCTCGGCCGCCGTCTGTACCCGGGCGATCACGTCCTCGGTGAGGGTCTCCAGGACCGCCCGGTAGAGATCGGCCTTGGTCCCGAACGTGTAGTGGACGGTGGCCTGCGCCACGCCCAGTTCGGCGGCGATCGCGCGGGTGCTGCCCGCGGCGACCCCCTCCCTGGCCATCAGGGAGACAGCGGCGGCGATCAACTGGGGGCGCCGCTCGGCGGCGGTTACATGAGCCATGAAAAGCACTATAGCGACATAGTCCACCGCCTCTGTCAACTGCTCGTGTCGAGCGACATTGTCACCTGACAAAGTCATGCGTATGGTGGAGCTCGGGAAGGCGCCCACCAGCGGCCGTCCCGGAGCCGCGCCGTCCAGGGCCACCCGTCTCAGTCGGGGCCCGGGCCGGCCGGTCCACCCGCACCGGCAAGGACCACTGAAGGGCAGGGCCGATGAACCCGTCGACAGCACTCCGCCGCAGCACCCGCGCCACGGGCCGCCGTATCGGCACCGCGCCGGGGGCGGGCTCTGTGCCCGAGCGCACCCGGCTGCCTCTCTTCGGTCACGCGCTCAGCGTCCCTGCCGGCGGCTTCACCGAGCACACCCTGCGTGAGGCCCGCGCCCTCGGTCCCCTCTTCAACCTGCGGTTCTTCGACACCGACTGCTGGATGGTCTCGGGCCCCGAGCTGGTCGCCGAACTGTGCGACGAGACCCGTTTCCGCAAGTCCGTCCAACCCATCGCCGCCGTACGGGAGTTCGCCGGGGACGGCCTCTTCACCGCCTTCGGCGACGAGCCCAACTGGCGCAAGGCGCACAACATCCTGATGCCCGCGTTCTCCTACAACGCCCTGCGGGCCTACCACCCCACGATGGTGACCGTGGCCCGCCGAGTCCTCGACGCCTGGGACCGGAACGCGGGCACCCCCGTCGACGTGCCCGAGGACATGACCCGGCTCACCCTCGACACCATCGGCCTCTGCGGCTTCGGCCATGACTTCGAGTGCTTCGAGCGCACCACCCCGCACCCCTTCATCACCGCGATGGTCTCCGCGCTCGACCACGCCCAGCGGAAGGACACGTTCATACCCGGGCTGGACTTCCTCCGCCGGGGCGCCGAGGCCCGCCAGCGCATCAACATCGAGACCATGAACCGGCTCGCCGACGACATCGTGCGCCGCCGCCGCGCGGCGAGCGACGGCGGCGCGGACAGCGCCGACGACCTGCTCGGGCTGATGCTGCACGCCGAGGACAAGGACACCGGCCAGCCGCTCGACGACATGAACATCCGCTACCAGATGCTCACCTTCCTGATCGCCGGACACGAGACCACCAGCGGCGCCCTCTCCTTCGCCCTCTACTACCTGCTCAAGAACCCGTCCGTGCTCGCGGCGGCCCGCGCCGAGACCGACGCGCTGTGGGGGACGGACCCGGACCCCGACCCCACATACGAGGACATCGGACGGCTGCACTATCTGCGCCAGGTGCTCAACGAGAGCCTGCGGCTGTGGCCCACCGCCCCCGCCTTCGCCGTGGAACCCCTGGAGGACACCGTCATCGGCGGGCGTTACCCCGTGCACAAGGGCCAGCCGCTCACCGTGCTCACCCCGGTGCTCCACCGCGACCCCGCCTGGGGCGACAACCCCGAGCTGTTCGACCCCGCCCGCTTCGACCCGGAGCAGGCCGACAGCCGCCCCGGCCACCTCTACAAGCCCTTCGGCAACGGGGAACGCTCCTGCATCGGACGGCAGTTCGCGCTGCACGAGGCCACCCTGATGCTCGGCCTGATCGTCCACCGCTACCGGCTGATCGACCACGCCGACTACGAGCTGAAGATCAAGGAGACGCTGACCATCAAGCCGGACGGGTTCACCCTCGTCCCGGTGCGGCGGGAGGAGTCCGAGCGCCGCCGGGCCGCCACTGTTTCACGTGAAACGGCCGAACGGGCCGGAGCCATGGGGCCGTCGGGGACCACGGGTGGTCCGGGGGCCACGGGGACGGCGGTGCCCGCCGGGCTGCGCGCCCCTGGCACCACTCTCACCGTCCTCCACGGCTCCAACCTCGGCACCTCGCGCACGCTCGCCGCCGATCTCGCCGACCAGGGCGCCCGCCATGGCTTCCGCACCTCCCTCGCCCCGCTGGACGACGCCGTCGGCGCCCTCGCCCCCGGACAGCCCGTGCTGATCGTCGCCTCCTCCTACAACGGCCGCCCCACCGACGACGCCTGCCGCTTCGTGGAGTGGCTGGAGAGCGGTGCCGCACCCGCCGATGTCCCGTACGCCGTCCTCGGTATCGGCGACCGCAACTGGGCCGCCACCTATCAGCGGGTGCCCACCCTGATCGACGAGCAGCTCACCGCCGCCGGGTCGACCCCGCTCGTGGAGCGTGCCGCCGTCGATGTCTCCGCCGACGTGGCCACCGAGGTCGAGCGCTGGTCGGGCCGGGTCTGGGGCGCGCTCCTCGACCGATACGGGGTCCCCGTCGACCCCGCTGAGGCGGCCGACGCGGAGCGGCCCGCCGTGCCCACCGGCCCCCGCCACACCGTCACCGACACCGACGCGGCCCCTGGGCTCCCCGTCCCCGACGGGCTCGTCCCGCTCACCGTCGTCGAGACCGGCGAACTCGCCGACCTCGATCACCCTCTCGGCCGCTCCAAGCGTTTTCTGCGGCTGGACCTGGCCCACGGCATGGAGTACCGCACCGCCGACCATCTGCTGGTCCGCCCCGCCAACCCGGCTGCCCTCGTGGACCGTACGGCCGCCGTGCTCGGCCTCGACCCCGAGCGGACCGTCGTCCTCGGCGCCGCCCCCGGGGCCACCGGGCGGGGCCCGTCGCTGCCGACGGGCGAGCCCATGACCGTACGGACCCTGCTCACGCACCTCGTCGAACTGGGGCGGCCCGCGACCGCCCGGCAGGCCCGCGCGCTCGCCGCCCACGCGCCCTGCCCGCCGGAGCGCGCCACCCTGGAGCGCCACGCGGACGGGCCCACGGACGGACCCACGGCGGCCACCGCCACGGTGACCGATCTGCTGGAGCGCAACGCCTCCTGCCGCCCCGGCCTCGCGGACCTGCTCGACATCCTCGTCCCGATGAACCTCCGCTACTACTCCGTCTCGTCCTCCCCCGCCCTCGCGCCGGGCAGCGCGGACCTGATGGTCGCCGCCGCCCCCGTGCCCCACCGGAGCGGCGAGGGAACCTTCCTCGGCACCGGCGCCGCCTATATGGCGGACCTCGCGCCGGGCGACACCGTCCACGGCCGGATCTCCCCCTGCCGGGACGCCTTCCGCCTCCCCGACGACCCCTCCGTCCCCGCGATCCTCGTCTCCGCCGGGACCGGGCTCGCCCCCTTCCGCGCCGAGATCGCCGACCGCGCCGCACTCCCCGCCGGCACCGACCCCGCCCCGCTGGTCAGCTACTTCGGCTGCGACCACCCCGACGTCGACTACCTCCACCGCGCCGAACTCGAAGCCGCCGAAGCCACCGGCGCCGTCAGCCTCCGCCCCGCCTTCTCCCGGTCCCCTGTCGACGGCGCCCGCTACGTCCAGCACCGCATCGCCGCCGACTCCGCCGAACTCTGGGACCTCCTCCGCTCCGGCGCCCACATCCGCGTCTGCGGCGACGGCCGCCGGATGGCCCCCGCCGTCCGCGACGCCTTCCGCGCCATCCACCGCGAGCACACCGGCGGCGACGAGGAGTCCGCCGACGCGTGGCTCTCCGCCCTGATGGCGGAGGACCGCTACGTCGAGGACGTCTGGGCGGGCTGACCCCGCGCCGTCCACGGTGAACAGCCCGTTCCCCCGTCGCGCTGGTCGGCGGGGGGACGGGCTGCTTGACTGCTCCCCGACCGCCGCTGTTCGGCCGCGCCGCCGCAGTCGGCCGACGAGCACCGAGGACGAGCACCGAGGACGAGCACCGAGGGGGAGCCGTGCGCGGGAACGGGAAACGGGGCACCGCGGGGGGAACCGGCGGAACGAGTCCGGTCCCCGGGGGGCCGGAAGCGGGGACGATCGGGTTCGTCTCCCTCGGACTGGCCGAGTCGGCGCTGCGGGCCGCCCTGCACGGCACCTGGGACGGCGTCTGTAACGGCGGACTACTGCCGCCCCGCGCCCCGGCGGCCGTCGCCCACCCCAACGGGTTCGTCAAACTCCCCCTCGCCCGGCTCGCCCACGACCCCCGGCGGCTGTTCCTCCACGTCTGGCAGGACGGCTGCGAGGACGCGCACATCCACAACCACCGCTGGGACTTCGCCTCCACGCTCCTCAGCGGCGCCCTCGACAACACCGTGGTGGACATCACCCCCGCCGGGCCGCCCCGCGCGACGGACCGGACCGCCGTCCGCCACCGCCCGCACGGCGACGGCTACCGCCTCGACGCCGACGGTGCCCGCCGCGTCGCTGTCACCGCGGTCCGCACCACCACTCTGCGCGCGGGCGACCACTACGGCATGTCCGCCCGCACCCTGCACCGCGCCACCGCACCTCCCGGCACTCTGACCCTGGTCGCCCGTGGCGCCCCCCTGCACCGGAACTCCCTCGTCCTCGTCGATGACGAAATCTCGGGCGAGCCCGTCCGCTGGACCCGGGTGAGCCCCGCCGAACGCCGGGCCCACCTGCGGCGGGCGCTGGGGTGCCTCGCGTGAGCGGCACGGAAACGGCGGAGGCGCCGGACGGGGGAGCGGCCCCGGACCGCGACGATCCGAACACGCTCGTCCGCAGGGATGCGGTGCTCATCGTCGCGGTCCTCCTGGACAGGACCCCGGCGGAACCGTTCCGTCCCGGCCCGCTGGAGCGCGTCTGGCGCGCGGGACGTCACGACGAGGTCGTCTCCCACGCCGAACGCCGGGCGGCGTACACCGATGCCGGGCTCACCCCGCTCCTGTGGTCGCCCGAGGTCCGCTGGCACCGGGAGACGACCGGCCCAGTGGTCTCCCCCTTCGGCTTCCGCCTCGATGCCGTCGAGTTGATCCGCCTCACCGGGTCCGCAC
The nucleotide sequence above comes from Streptomyces clavuligerus. Encoded proteins:
- a CDS encoding sigma-70 family RNA polymerase sigma factor, with product MSGPDRDTEITGWALAAGLGDRSAAERFVRATYDDVRRFVVHLTADARGAEDLTQEVFLRALAGISRFAGRSCARSWLLAIARRVVVDRYRRAAARPRIADTPDWLGAADRAQPRHLPGFEESVAFADAVAALEPGRRQAFVLTCVLGLPYAEAARLLGCPVGTIRSRVARARRDLAEVWSPQGPQLLAA
- a CDS encoding ferric reductase-like transmembrane domain-containing protein; translated protein: MQENTEPGASGPAAAPGAEASVPAGSAPETSVPAARREEPGGARNRVTLRSDLRASVWDGLLALLVTGAVFALLWVRIQDRSSSTATVMPFMADDPEGFWVYFLSQAFGWSALLWAWGTVVLGLLLSGPRPARLPLSAARLERLHRTTSLNTMALIGAHALLFAVELVRHDKDAWYSAAWTAFVEAFVPGGYDSGTGRIALPIGQAALYLAIPLGLLFYVRHRIGPKTWRVLHRFVLVVYVLSVWHTLLYGTNVWYDGWFRTTVWLLQLPIAALFLLRLLRPARRSQRLDSLGAHAGSPALWGVRLLGRAAVAGLVVVLLAVLFTGRDGGRGAPPEDTSSTHQHGE
- a CDS encoding TetR/AcrR family transcriptional regulator → MAHVTAAERRPQLIAAAVSLMAREGVAAGSTRAIAAELGVAQATVHYTFGTKADLYRAVLETLTEDVIARVQTAAEHATGLEEAMRLTADAFLEDLTGRPDLNLLWLELVAHSLRTPELRTVVARYHEETAAIAANVLRRLSERSGQEYAVEPEALGRFLVAGLDGLCMHLVIQGDSAPGEETRRALDLLVTATAALAYGRDGQSGQDGQRGA
- a CDS encoding bifunctional cytochrome P450/NADPH--P450 reductase; this encodes MNPSTALRRSTRATGRRIGTAPGAGSVPERTRLPLFGHALSVPAGGFTEHTLREARALGPLFNLRFFDTDCWMVSGPELVAELCDETRFRKSVQPIAAVREFAGDGLFTAFGDEPNWRKAHNILMPAFSYNALRAYHPTMVTVARRVLDAWDRNAGTPVDVPEDMTRLTLDTIGLCGFGHDFECFERTTPHPFITAMVSALDHAQRKDTFIPGLDFLRRGAEARQRINIETMNRLADDIVRRRRAASDGGADSADDLLGLMLHAEDKDTGQPLDDMNIRYQMLTFLIAGHETTSGALSFALYYLLKNPSVLAAARAETDALWGTDPDPDPTYEDIGRLHYLRQVLNESLRLWPTAPAFAVEPLEDTVIGGRYPVHKGQPLTVLTPVLHRDPAWGDNPELFDPARFDPEQADSRPGHLYKPFGNGERSCIGRQFALHEATLMLGLIVHRYRLIDHADYELKIKETLTIKPDGFTLVPVRREESERRRAATVSRETAERAGAMGPSGTTGGPGATGTAVPAGLRAPGTTLTVLHGSNLGTSRTLAADLADQGARHGFRTSLAPLDDAVGALAPGQPVLIVASSYNGRPTDDACRFVEWLESGAAPADVPYAVLGIGDRNWAATYQRVPTLIDEQLTAAGSTPLVERAAVDVSADVATEVERWSGRVWGALLDRYGVPVDPAEAADAERPAVPTGPRHTVTDTDAAPGLPVPDGLVPLTVVETGELADLDHPLGRSKRFLRLDLAHGMEYRTADHLLVRPANPAALVDRTAAVLGLDPERTVVLGAAPGATGRGPSLPTGEPMTVRTLLTHLVELGRPATARQARALAAHAPCPPERATLERHADGPTDGPTAATATVTDLLERNASCRPGLADLLDILVPMNLRYYSVSSSPALAPGSADLMVAAAPVPHRSGEGTFLGTGAAYMADLAPGDTVHGRISPCRDAFRLPDDPSVPAILVSAGTGLAPFRAEIADRAALPAGTDPAPLVSYFGCDHPDVDYLHRAELEAAEATGAVSLRPAFSRSPVDGARYVQHRIAADSAELWDLLRSGAHIRVCGDGRRMAPAVRDAFRAIHREHTGGDEESADAWLSALMAEDRYVEDVWAG